The window GCAGCAATTTGATGTAACAGCTCTTTTATTTCGTTTGATTTATTGCCGCTATCTAAATTTGCAACTAACTCAACAGGTTTGGTTAATCTTTCTAAATAAGCCTTCAATTGCGCTTGCATATTGTTATCGAGCATATGATCCCCTTGGTCATAAAATCGGGTGCATAGCACCCGATAACATCAGTCTATTTTTGCTTTCGAGATAAAATTCGAATTAGATTTTACCAACTAGGTCTAAAGATGGAGACAGCGTTGCTTCACCTTCTTTCCATTTTGCAGGACATACTTCACCTGGGTGGCTTGCAACATACTGTGCTGCTTTAACTTTACGTAGCAAGTCAGACGCGTCACGACCAATACCTTCAGCTGTGATTTCGATAGCTTGAATGATACCTTGTGGGTCAACAACGAATGTACCACGGTCAGCTAGGCCTTCTGCTTCACGCATATTTTCAAAATTGCGAGTCAGCGCACCTGTTGGGTCACCAATCATGGTGTATTT of the Providencia stuartii genome contains:
- the ahpC gene encoding alkyl hydroperoxide reductase subunit C; protein product: MSLINTQIKPFKNQAFKDGKFIEVTEKDVAGKWSVFFFYPADFTFVCPTELGDIADHYEEFQKMGVEIYSVSTDTHFTHKAWHESSDTIRKIKYTMIGDPTGALTRNFENMREAEGLADRGTFVVDPQGIIQAIEITAEGIGRDASDLLRKVKAAQYVASHPGEVCPAKWKEGEATLSPSLDLVGKI